The sequence CCAGCACCGTGCCCAACAGCCCCAGCAGGGGGGACAGGCTGATAATGGTTTCAAAAACCGTATTAAACCGTTTGATCAGGGGGAGTTCCGCCTGGGCGGCGGTTTCCAGGGCGAGGCGAAATTCCTCCGGGTTGGGGTCGTCCAGTTCCAGGGCGGATAAAAAGATGCGAGCCAGGGGCAGATGGCTATTTTGCTTGAGGAGAATCATCGCCGAACGGGGACTGCGTTGGTACAAGCTCAGGGTTTCCTGGACAATTTCGGGCTGGCGGGTGCTGACCCGTATCCAAAAGACCAACCGTTCTAGGACCAGCGCCAAGGCGAGGATCGAAAACCCCAGCAAGGGCCACATGACGACCCCCCCGGCGGCAAATAAACGACTGGCAACTTCCATCTGCACCTCCCAGTACGCACGGGAACCCCGATCCAGCAAGTTCCTTAAAAACCATACCAACTGCGGGGGGTCTGAATCACAGAATTATTGACGTAAATGTTAAAGGTAAATTCGATTTCCAGTTTGTTGTGGGGATATTGCTCCGGTAGGGCACCAAAGGGAGCCGCCCGTTGAATTGCCAGGATGGTTTCCGTGTCGGTTTGGGCATTCCCAGAGGTTTGCAGAACCCGCATATTGGAAATTTGCCCATCCCGGTTGATGGTAAAGCCGATGACCGCTTGCCGCTGTTGATCCGGGGTGTGGGGGTTCCAGCGTTCCTGCACCCGCCGCCGGAGGTTGGCAAGATAGGGACCTAAATCCACCTCCTGCCGAGCCGCCAATTGGGTGGGGCCAGGGGCGTTGCGGGTGGTATTGGCTTCCTGGTCTAACTGGGCTTGGCGGGCATCTTTGCTGAGGGTGCCCCCCAAAAGAGACGCATTTCCCTTGGGTGGGGTGGGGGCGGCGGCGACCTGGGGCGGGGTGGGATTGGTAGGGGGTTGGGGGTTCGGACGGCTGACCGCAGGGGGTGCGGGTTGGGGAATGGGCGGGAGTAACCGTGCTAGGGGTTGGGGCTGGGGTTTCGGTGGTACAATCGGGCTGGGAGTGGGTTCGGGGGTCGCCTGAACAATGGGGCTAGGTTGGGGTTGGGGCTTAGGTTGCGGCTCCGGGGAGGCAACGGGGCTAGGTTGGGGCTGGGGTTCCGCCTGGGCGACTGGGCTGGGAATGGGTTCTGGAGACGGTTGGGGTTGAGATTCCGCTTGCGCTACCGGGTTGGGTGCGGGTTGAGGTTGCGTTTGTGCCACCGGGCTGGGCAGGGGTTCGGGCGAGGATTCTGCTTGGGGAGTAGTTTGGGAATCAGAACTCGCCGTTGCCCGTTGGGTGGTTTCCAGATTGCGGGGGCTATCGGGGCGCACCGTTCCCTGGGCTACCGTATTGCGAGCGGCACGGTTAGGGGTGTCCGGGGGTGGGGTATCATCCAGTTCCGCCTTGGGCGCATCCACAATTTCAATCGGGGGTGGCTCCTCGGTTTTGGTGAGTTCTAAAGGTGGGTCAGCCCAGTGGAGGGCAAGAACTGCCGCCCCGTGAAACAAGAGGGAAAGCACGAGGTAGAGCCACAAATTAGCCGCTTGTCGCCGCCGCCATCGCCACATAGAAACCATGACCCCACACCCTGTTGGTTTTGCTCACTGATTCGCCCTATAGTTTAGCAAATTGTGATGAGAGCCGTTGCTTGGCTGTTTGTCCCATACTAGAAAAGGTCAATTATGGGGTTTTTTGTGGTGCAATACTCGCAGAAGTTTGGTCGTCCTGGGGGAGATTGGCAATTACTCAAACATTTGGGGCGTTATGCGTTTCGTTACCGCCAATTGCTATTCCTGTCTTTTATTTTACTCTTGCCCTTAGCCTTTGCCAGTGCCATTCAACCGGTTTTGATTGGACAGGCGATTTCCTTGGTTCGGCAAGAACCGGTGCCGGAATTTTTACAGCGGCTTTCCCTTTCCCAGGGGTTACGATTAATCGCTATGTTGTTATTAGTCACGGTGGTGTTGCGCCTGAGTTTGCAGGGGATGCAAAGCTATCTAATTCAAAAGGTGGGACAAAATATTACGGCAGACATTCGTCAGAATTTATTTGACCATGTGCTGGCACTGCCCATGACCTATTTTGACCGCACGCCGGTGGGGAAATTGATCACCCGTTTGACCAGCGATGTGGAAGCCCTTGGGGATGTATTTGCGACGGGGGCGGTGGGGATTTTGATTGATATGTTTACCATCGTTGCTATCGCCGTCATTATGTTTATACAGCAGTGGTTACTGGCTTTGGTGTTGTTGGCTTTGCTGATTCCAGTGACGGGATTAATTACCTATTTTCAAGCCCAATTTCGCAAGGCAAATTACCAATCCCGGGAGGAATTATCCCGCCTCAATACCCTGATTCAAGAGAATATTCAAGGGATAAACGTTGTCCAGATTTTTGGGCGGGAGCGGTACAACGCCTATCTATTTCGCAAGGTGAATCAACGGTACAATCGGGAGGTGGATAAAACCATTTTTCATGACTCGGCAATTTCCGCGACTTTAGAGTGGATTGCTCTGGTAGCGACGGCAGCGGTATTGATGGTTGGGGGATGGTTGGTGTTGGGGGATAATTTAACGTTTGGGGTGTTGGCGAGTTTTATTCTTTTTGCCCAGCGATTGTTTGACCCCCTGCGGGAATTGGCGGAGAAATTTACCCTGATTCAATCGGGGTTGACGGCGGTGGAACGGATTCAGGAAATTCTCTCCCAACCCGTGACCATTCGTGACCCACAGACACCGTTAATGTTACCGACACAAGGGGGCGGGGAAATTCGGTTTGAGCAGGTTGCTTTTGCGTATCAACCGGGGGAATGGGCGGTCAAAAATTTGGATTTTGTGATTTCACCGGGGGAAAAAGTGGCACTGGTGGGACCCACCGGAGCGGGGAAAAGTTCGGTGATTCGTCTGCTCTGTCGTTTGTATGAACCAAACCAGGGGCGAATTTTGATTGATGGCGTGGATATTCGACATTTGGCACAGGCGGATCTGCGTCGGTATGTGGGGGTAATTTTGCAGAACCCGTTTTTGTTTAGCGGGGATATTTACAGCAATATTGTCCTGGGAGAATCCTATACCTTTGATGAAGTGGAAGCCATTGCTCGCCAGTTAAATTTACATGAATTCATCACCCATTTACCCCAGGGATACCATACGCCGGTGCGGCAACGGGGAAGCAATTTATCCACAGGGCAAAAACAGTTGATTGCCTTCGCCCGGGTGGCAATTCGGCAACCCCGGATTTTGGTTTTGGATGAGGCAACCGCCAGCTTGGATGTGGGCACGGAAGCGGTGATCCAAACGGCTTTGCAACGGCTATGGCAGAATCGCACGGTGGTGATGATTGCCCATCGTTTAGCCACCATTCGCCAGGTGGATCGGATTTTGGTGTTGAAATCGGGTCAGGTGATTGAAATGGGTTCCCATCAGGAATTGCTGAACCAGGGGGGGCTTTATGCCCATTTGCATCGCCTGCAATTTGCCGGGTTGGGGGTGAGTTAATTCCCCATCCAGGGTATGATAGCAGATGTTCATTTCACACCGGGTTGAAACATGGCAGGCATGACAGAATTGATGCTCAAACGGTCGGTGAATATCAAGGTCATTGTGACCCCCCGTTGGAAGGAAGAAACCCTGCAAATTTTGCAGTCCCAAATTAATCAAATTGATGCCCGCACCCAACAGATTGACGTGCAGGTACAACGGGCAATGACGGAACTCAAAAAACAACCGGCTAGCCCCCAGGTGACGGAGCAGATTAGCTCGATCCAATTTCAAGCCAATGATGAAAAAAGCAAACTCCTGGATCAAAAAAATCAAATTCTCACCCAACTCACCCAGGTGCAAACCCTGGAGATGGAACAGGAGGTGAATCAGGGGCAATTGGATGGCTATTTCACCGTTAAGGTGGGGGAAAATTTGATCGAAAAAATGCAGGTGGAGGTGGTGATCCGGGACGGGGTGGTGCAGGAACTGCGGGGGGTTATTTAAGAGCTTCCCGGGCGGTGACCAACGTATCCCCGTTCCCCAAAGACCAGAGGGCGGCGAGGGCTTGGGCTTGACTGACCATCCTTTGGGGCAAAAACAAACGGGTGCGTCCCCATACCCGCCGAACCGTGCTGGGTTCATGACCGTAATCGGCACTCAATGCCGCCAACGCCAGGGGGTCAAGGGTCGCTGAATCCTGAAACCCCCAGGTTTTCGCCACGTCCGCCACGGTGGCTGTGGGTAGGGTGCCGGGGACATCCAGGGACACTTTCCAGGTAATCAGGGCGGCACGGGTGAGGGGTTGGTCGGGCTGAAACCGGGTGGGGGCGGTGGGGCTGGTCAACCGGCTGGGGATAATGCCCGCTTCTGCCAAACCCTGGATGGCGGGGAAATCCGGGTCAGAACGGGGCACATCCGTAAATACGGGGGGACTGCCGGGGGTAGCGGGTCGCACCTGCCGTTCGATCTGGTCTTGGTAAAGCCGTTGTTGCACCGCCATCAACCACCGGGCAAACTGGCGGCGGGTCACGGGTTGTTCCAATTGCACCTCGCTGGCGGGAATCACCCCTAAATTCAACACCTCCTGTACCAGGGGTTGCAAAGCGGTTGGCACAGCAGTGAGATTGGCAACTACCACCGGTGTCGGGCTGGGTTCCGGGTCAGCGACCACCTCCGGGTTTGGTGTATCCGTAGGTGTAGGGGTGGGGCTGGGTTTCGCCGGGAGGGTGGGGCTGGGGGAAGTGAGTTTCGGGTCGGGGGCGAGGGAACGTTCTAGTCCACTCCCCTGGCAAGCAGTGAGGGTGAGGGATAGTAATATTCCTAAATTGCCTGCTAAAGCACGTTTCATGCTAATTGTGATGGTTGGTTCCGGGGAACCGCATTGGGGTTGATCACTGTGCCAAGATTTTGCCATTCATTTCTGCCGACCGGAACGCAAAGGTAACTTCACACCTACAATGCGATGAATTCTTGATTTTACACCAATTCAATGGCTTCTGGCTCTAAATATAAATCAATGGCTTCGCAGATATTATCTAAGGCTTCTTCCCTGGTTTTGCCCTGAGACCAGCAACTTTTGAGCATCGGTACATGGGCAATAAAATAGCCACCTTCTCCGGGTTCAAGCATGATTTCGAGATTCATGGCTACCTACATAAAAACTACTGGGACTTCACCACCTGGTTGATGAAATTTCTGGGACCTTGGTAATTGGTCAAATCCGCCAACTGATCCAAGGTTTTCACCCCGGGATAAAGTTTGCCATTGATTTCCCAGGTGGGATAGCCCTTAATTCCCACTTGCACACATAACTGGGTTTGGCTATTCACCCCCTTGGGATCGCATTCAACGTAGTTAATTTTCTTACTCGCCTCTTGCCCAAACAATTGCTTTTGCTGATGGCAATGGGGACACCAATAGGCACCAAACTCCCGGGCACCCACCTTGTTCAAATGCTCCACCAAAGCCAATTCCGCTGAACCGGAACGGGTGGTCACCGGGGGCGGCGATTGCAACCCCTGCCCCGTTTGTGTGCTGGAACTGCCCGCCTGCGCTGAAGCATCCACCCCGTTATACGCCGCCAAAATGCCCAACAGCGCTACCAAAACCACCACCAAAGCCGTGGTGAATAATTGCCCCACATCCCGCCACGCCCGCCCAAAGGTCGCCAAAAACCACAGGCACACGCTTAAAATCGCCGAAGTAATGCAATACACACACCAGGCACCAATTTTTACCGCCATTAAATAGACGAAATAACCACTGGAGACCAGCATCGCCGTCGTCAGGGCAAATAACGCCCATGCCCAGGGGAAATCCTGCTCTTTGTCCTGCCGAGGAGCCAAAACCACCGCCACTACCGCCACCGCCAGATAAAACCCAAACCCCACCAGGGACAGGGGGATGCCAAATAGCTGGGCGTACTCACTCTTCAATACCTGTTCGCAGCCGGTAGTCGGGCAAACCACATTCCCCCCCAGCCAGTGGGTAATGGTAATGTAAGCGGTTTCAATCGCCCCAATCCCGGCGAGGATGCCCATCATCGGGCGAGAATGGCGTTGCCACCAGGGGGCGCTACGGCGACGGTTGAGTAATTTGCTCATAGGAGTGGGCGGGAGATTCATTGGGATAGGGACTTGCATACCCAGGACTCAGATCGCTGGTCTCTGGTTCCAGGGCACGGCGTACGGCTTGCACAAAATGGCTCACCCGTTGGGGGTCAATCGGCTGTTCAATTTGACCTTTGCGCTTCAATGAACTGGCGACAATCACCCCATCGGCGGCTGTTAATAAGTGTGCCACATTGTCCGCATTGGCTCCACTCCCCACCAAGACCGGCACATGACCCGCCGCCGCCCGTGCCAGTTCCAAATCCTCCCGGGTGGGGGGATGCCCCGTCGCCCAACCGGATAAAATTACTGCATCGGCTAAACCCCGCTGGATCGTTTCCTGAACCGCTGTGGTTAAATTCGGCGTACCCAGGGGACGGGCGTGTTTGACTAGCACATCGGCAAAAATTTTTACCCCACTGTCCAACTCCCGCCGGTAGCGTAGGAGGCGATGGGCACACCCCTCGATCAACCCCTGATCCGTCGCCATCACCCCCGTCAGCACATTCACCCGGATAAAGTGCGCCCCCACATTCTGAGCAATCGCCAGGGCACTCAGGGCATCATTTCGCAGAACATTAATCCCCAGGGGCACATCCACCAACGCCCGCACCCGCTGGGCAATCAAGCTCATGGCACTGACCACCGCTGGATCGACCTGATGCTGGGTAAAGGGGGCATCAAAAAAATTTTCAATAATGATCCCATCCACGCCCCCGGTTGCCAAAGCACTGGCTTCCTGCTCCGCCCGCTCCATCACCGCCGCCAAACTCCCTCCCCACCGGGGTGATGTGGGCAATGGAAGGAGATGAACCACCCCGATCACCGGATGGGTCGTGCCAAAAACCCGCATTAAATCCATGCTGTTTGCCGCAGTGCCTTGCTCCTCATTATACCCCCGCCGTTGAACCAAATTTAATGTGTTCTTTATCTGTTGTTTACGTCCCCAGCTTGGGAAACAGGCTACAGTTTGAGGTGAATCGCAAAAAAGGGGGTTCCCATGTCCGCAGAGGCGCAACGTTTGGCAGATACCACGCAACCCTGGAAGCAGTGGGGTCCCTATCTGGGGGAACGGCAGTGGGGCACGGTGCGGGAGGACTACAGCGACACAGGGAACGCCTGGGACTATTTCAGCCATGACCAAGCCCGCTCCCGTACCTACCGCTGGGGGGAAGATGGCTTGGGGGGGATTTCCGACGACCAGCAATTGTTGTGTTTCGCCCTCGCCCTCTGGAATGGACGGGACCCAATTTTGAAAGAGCGGTTGTTTGGTCTCACCAACAGCGAAGGGAATCACGGGGAAGACGTGAAAGAATATTACTTTTACCTGGAGAATACCCCCACCCATTCCTACATGAAATATTTGTATAAATATCCTCAAAAACCCTTTCCCTATGATGATTTGGTGCATACCAATCGCCACCGTTCTGCCCATGAACCGGAATATGAATTATTGGATACGGGGGTGTTTGACGATAATCGGTATTTTGACGTGTTTATCGAGTATGCCAAGGCGGGGGTGCGGGACATTTGGATCAAAATTCGTGCCTGCAATCGGGGTACGGAAATTGCCCCAATTCACCTGATGCCGACCCTGTGGTTTCGTAATACCTGGAGTTGGTCGGATGCCAAGGATAAGCGCAAGCC comes from Synechococcus sp. C9 and encodes:
- a CDS encoding MotA/TolQ/ExbB proton channel family protein, whose product is MEVASRLFAAGGVVMWPLLGFSILALALVLERLVFWIRVSTRQPEIVQETLSLYQRSPRSAMILLKQNSHLPLARIFLSALELDDPNPEEFRLALETAAQAELPLIKRFNTVFETIISLSPLLGLLGTVLGLITSLANLRLGDLGGTQSAAVTAGIGEALISTAAGLVVAMVTLLFANTFRGLYQRQIALIQEYGGQLELIYRHRYEKGGSHAAQ
- a CDS encoding energy transducer TonB; protein product: MVSMWRWRRRQAANLWLYLVLSLLFHGAAVLALHWADPPLELTKTEEPPPIEIVDAPKAELDDTPPPDTPNRAARNTVAQGTVRPDSPRNLETTQRATASSDSQTTPQAESSPEPLPSPVAQTQPQPAPNPVAQAESQPQPSPEPIPSPVAQAEPQPQPSPVASPEPQPKPQPQPSPIVQATPEPTPSPIVPPKPQPQPLARLLPPIPQPAPPAVSRPNPQPPTNPTPPQVAAAPTPPKGNASLLGGTLSKDARQAQLDQEANTTRNAPGPTQLAARQEVDLGPYLANLRRRVQERWNPHTPDQQRQAVIGFTINRDGQISNMRVLQTSGNAQTDTETILAIQRAAPFGALPEQYPHNKLEIEFTFNIYVNNSVIQTPRSWYGF
- a CDS encoding ABC transporter ATP-binding protein is translated as MQYSQKFGRPGGDWQLLKHLGRYAFRYRQLLFLSFILLLPLAFASAIQPVLIGQAISLVRQEPVPEFLQRLSLSQGLRLIAMLLLVTVVLRLSLQGMQSYLIQKVGQNITADIRQNLFDHVLALPMTYFDRTPVGKLITRLTSDVEALGDVFATGAVGILIDMFTIVAIAVIMFIQQWLLALVLLALLIPVTGLITYFQAQFRKANYQSREELSRLNTLIQENIQGINVVQIFGRERYNAYLFRKVNQRYNREVDKTIFHDSAISATLEWIALVATAAVLMVGGWLVLGDNLTFGVLASFILFAQRLFDPLRELAEKFTLIQSGLTAVERIQEILSQPVTIRDPQTPLMLPTQGGGEIRFEQVAFAYQPGEWAVKNLDFVISPGEKVALVGPTGAGKSSVIRLLCRLYEPNQGRILIDGVDIRHLAQADLRRYVGVILQNPFLFSGDIYSNIVLGESYTFDEVEAIARQLNLHEFITHLPQGYHTPVRQRGSNLSTGQKQLIAFARVAIRQPRILVLDEATASLDVGTEAVIQTALQRLWQNRTVVMIAHRLATIRQVDRILVLKSGQVIEMGSHQELLNQGGLYAHLHRLQFAGLGVS
- a CDS encoding YlqD family protein, translated to MAGMTELMLKRSVNIKVIVTPRWKEETLQILQSQINQIDARTQQIDVQVQRAMTELKKQPASPQVTEQISSIQFQANDEKSKLLDQKNQILTQLTQVQTLEMEQEVNQGQLDGYFTVKVGENLIEKMQVEVVIRDGVVQELRGVI
- a CDS encoding S-layer homology domain-containing protein, which codes for MAKSWHSDQPQCGSPEPTITISMKRALAGNLGILLSLTLTACQGSGLERSLAPDPKLTSPSPTLPAKPSPTPTPTDTPNPEVVADPEPSPTPVVVANLTAVPTALQPLVQEVLNLGVIPASEVQLEQPVTRRQFARWLMAVQQRLYQDQIERQVRPATPGSPPVFTDVPRSDPDFPAIQGLAEAGIIPSRLTSPTAPTRFQPDQPLTRAALITWKVSLDVPGTLPTATVADVAKTWGFQDSATLDPLALAALSADYGHEPSTVRRVWGRTRLFLPQRMVSQAQALAALWSLGNGDTLVTAREALK
- a CDS encoding type II toxin-antitoxin system HicB family antitoxin; this translates as MLEPGEGGYFIAHVPMLKSCWSQGKTREEALDNICEAIDLYLEPEAIELV
- a CDS encoding vitamin K epoxide reductase family protein, whose amino-acid sequence is MSKLLNRRRSAPWWQRHSRPMMGILAGIGAIETAYITITHWLGGNVVCPTTGCEQVLKSEYAQLFGIPLSLVGFGFYLAVAVVAVVLAPRQDKEQDFPWAWALFALTTAMLVSSGYFVYLMAVKIGAWCVYCITSAILSVCLWFLATFGRAWRDVGQLFTTALVVVLVALLGILAAYNGVDASAQAGSSSTQTGQGLQSPPPVTTRSGSAELALVEHLNKVGAREFGAYWCPHCHQQKQLFGQEASKKINYVECDPKGVNSQTQLCVQVGIKGYPTWEINGKLYPGVKTLDQLADLTNYQGPRNFINQVVKSQ
- the btpA gene encoding photosystem I biogenesis protein BtpA, which translates into the protein MDLMRVFGTTHPVIGVVHLLPLPTSPRWGGSLAAVMERAEQEASALATGGVDGIIIENFFDAPFTQHQVDPAVVSAMSLIAQRVRALVDVPLGINVLRNDALSALAIAQNVGAHFIRVNVLTGVMATDQGLIEGCAHRLLRYRRELDSGVKIFADVLVKHARPLGTPNLTTAVQETIQRGLADAVILSGWATGHPPTREDLELARAAAGHVPVLVGSGANADNVAHLLTAADGVIVASSLKRKGQIEQPIDPQRVSHFVQAVRRALEPETSDLSPGYASPYPNESPAHSYEQITQPSP